Within Paramormyrops kingsleyae isolate MSU_618 chromosome 24, PKINGS_0.4, whole genome shotgun sequence, the genomic segment ttggcagtgaagggcagccacctgcagtggcgccatggagctgggggttaagggcctagctgaagggcccacagacatggcCATTCTGCCTAGATGGGTCTCGAACCCGTGACCTTCTGttcacaggcacagaagctGAGCCACACGTCGAATCCACCATTTCCAAATCACTACAGATTCTTCCCTGGGGGCGTCTTGGGTAATGTTCCTGCAGACACACAGTGTGGGATTTAGCAGGAATTCGCACGCTACACCTGGGCCAGATCGCGCCGGTGAGGAGCATGTGAGCGAATCTCACGTTAAGATGCTTCTGTGAAATGTGCCAGTTTACAGGGCCTCTCCTTGTTTTGTTGAAAAGCGAGCGGCTTTGTGCAGGTGAGGCGTGTGCCAGTGTGTTCTCATGGCGGCGTCCGCCCTCCTGACCGTTCCCAGAAGGCAGCCATGTATCACGCGACTAGAACGTTAGGTACCCATTCCTCATCCCCCGAGTTCACTCCAGGGGCAACACATGCGTGTGTTTATTTCGACGGAGTACATGATTGAAGGTTTTCCGCGGCGTGccgatttttatttttttatttttttttggtgtgtggTTTTGTCAGCAGGTGTGGAGGCTGTATGCTATAATTCTTTTTTACCGTGGGGAAAACGAACCTGGATCTTGCCCTGCCAGTAAAGCCATGCCTATAGAAATCTCACGGGTCCTGTAGCATGTCTGCTGATTTCCGGAGGGCTTGTTTGCTGACAGCTATGCTGATTTGCCTAACGTTTGCCTGTTGGTTTGTTTTCTTTGTCGGAGCCTCTCCCTGCTCCCCTCCTTGAAGTTCCTGGTCCTCACCATCAGAACCATGCCAGCCTGTTATGTTCCTGGTTGCACTTCCTGTGCCCAAATACAAAGGCGATTATGGACCACAAGTAACTTTTCCCACCTGATGTGTGGGTCAGTTAGTTAGGCCACTGTgtttgtaatcagaaggttgctggtttgaaacCCACTTTTGGCAAAGTAATCACATCCCCACTGGTCCTTAGAGGATGGCCCCCCTTCTGAGGGGGCAGGGATGTTGCAGAAATGGTCTCAAGCTTTGCACCCACCTGTGTATGTGAGAAGCAGCAATCCAATGCACATGTATTTATGCAGATGGAAAATAAAGTTTTACTTGATTTTTCCGATCCTCTATTAACTCAGAAACAGGAAGTCAGGCGGCAGTGCAAGTCATGACTCTGTGACTTCATCCTCCAGGTGACATTTTATATAGAAGTGGGGGACGATCACCttctgaggagggggggcagcttaCGGCAGCTTCTCCTGCTGTTTGGCTGCTTACTGTCCCCAGTCTCGCCACGTGAACGTTGGAGCCGACCCGTCACACTGGTTCGCTCCCTCAATAATCCATCAGCCCCTCTGCTCACCCCCAATGTCACTTTTTCTCACCACAGTGAGGTTAAATGACCCGTATGACAATCCCACATCAATATTCTGAAGCTCTGATTTGATTCACTATCCACAACGAAGGAGTACCAATCCTattgatggccaaatgaagcttcatgaaccacttgctgtattttctgactccactagatggtgctctctgttcaataAAAgccccaaagcaagccaagagcgcCATCTGGTGGGGTCAAataatacagcaaatggttcataaaGCTTCATTTGGCTCACTATCCAATTCTGAATGTTTGAAGAACTCCCATCATTTATAAAAGTAATATATTTAAGAAAAATCCTTTACTGAGTATTGAGAAAAACTGGGTGTAGGTTTGACCAGCTTGAGACAGCTTTATATGAATCAAAaatatactttattttttaaaaagttcttTACATGTTTCCAACATGAAATGCAGCCTTGAGGCAGCTTACAGTCTGTGCTGCCACCTCTATAGCTGCGATTTTCTATTCTGGGGAAACTTATCATAGGCAGGAGATGCGGAaatttgtgtgtttctgtcacCATCCTGGAAATGAAGTCTTTGGAAAGAACAAACGAGAGTGTCTGCATCCCAGCTCTACAAACCCTCTCCTAAGTAACTGTATATTGGCATGGTTCAGAGTAAATAAATGCCACAAAAAGAAAAtctcatgttaaaaaaaatcaaaatgtaATGTAAGTACCTTGTAAACAAACCCTGCATGGGGAACAGGGCGCTTGTCTGATCCCCTGTCTCTAGGGCGACTCCCTGCTGTTCCATTTTTACCCAAAGAAAGAATAAAgactaaaaataaacacatctTTGGTGATTTATACGAGTGGATGAGACGCACGTGAGCGTGACATCGGAGCCAACGGCGGAGGAGCCTCGGGAATTAATTACAAACAGAGCCACAGGAGGCTTTACAGCCGGAGAGTAGCAGGGTGCGGCGTGTGCGTGAAATCGCCCACCGTTCCACGTTCGCCACGGCTGAGTCGCCCTGCATCTGTCTGCCGGCACAGCGGGAAGCAGCTCCATTAGCATCGCCGCTACAGCTTAGCAACACTTGAGGAGGGCACATTTTTTACGGGGGTGTTTGGCTGCCTTGCTTGGTTCACCGGAGGGGTTTAATGTCTGTCTGAGGCCAGCATGCTGTCCAGAATGGTCTCAGTGTTGgactgggggaaggggggctggCCTCAGCCTGCCACACCCATGTCCAGGACAGGATGTGGAAGTGGTGCTGGTGGACTCTGCGCCTGGCCGTACATGTCCTGAGGGGATAGACCGGGAGGTCTGGCGGTCGCTGCCGTGTCCGACAGCGCCCCCCGGTGGCTGATGTCCTCCTGTACCCAACAGGCCAGCCTCTCTGCCGCCTCGATCTCCTGGGTAGTGGGGATGGAGTTCTTCCTGGGCCGGCCTTTGGGCTTAGTGGGAGCCGCATGGCCACCTTTAAGCACCTGCGCACACAAGTACAGCGGCAGCGATGTCAGAagcggggggcggggccagtcACCGCATGCCCCGCCCACTGGAGACTGCAACTTTTATACTGAATGTAAAGCGCACAATTTCCTGTCACCGCACACAAAAGGTAGACGGGATCTGATCCTGTAAAATAGGGTGACGACATCCTAACCACTGCAATCCCCTTCTGAAATATATGATAATCCACaaagagcacccccccccccccaaccccacccccaccaaccCTCATGACTCAGCAAATTCCCCAGCGACACTCCTGAGTCCCAAAAAGCCCCACCCTTACCATTTTCTTCCACTTCATGCGCCGGTTCTGGTACCAGGTCTTCACCTGCAGCTGCGTCAGCCCCAGGGACTGGGCCACATCCAAcctgcgggagggggggggggacattgtGAATCCAGATAAGAAAAATATCATCAAGGCAAAGCTACCCcctataaattatattttaatacacagattttattttatagttcAGCTTAAAGCTATACCTCACAGCTAGATACGCTGGGTCTGAAGAAATGCTATTATATTTTttgattaaataaattaatgaaaaacaaaagcatgtgacATATTTATGAGTCTCCATACTGAGTCCCTAAATCCTGCTGTCAGTTTGAATCCTTGTATAATTTTTTCCATACTGGAAAATGATGAAAAAACATAATTACACAATTTAAGGAGAGACTCAAGTAACTATAATCACTAATTAAACATCTTTCGTTATCAGAGAAAatgctggaatttttttaaacgaATCGGCAGCAGTTTTTAGGTCATCCGATCTGTGTCAGTGCAGCTGATGGCTGGTGTAAACGTTGGTGGTGTAAACATACTCTTTTGTGATTATGGGCTGTGAGCCCTGGCTGTATACAGCAGCTGAGCTCTCCTGCTCCCCGTCTCTCGTTTATTTGGCCAGGTGAAGCCTCGCAGACAGATGTTTTGTCTGTGCTGCACGGAAACAATCACTTACGCCTGAAATTACCAAACTATCTGACAGTTTCACGTAGGGtgcggggggcaggggggggatTTTAATCCCTGTTCACATTCTGGCCCGGAAGCAGAACACTTTGTGCATGAAAAGGCTTAGCGCCGTGGCGactaactcccccccccactgcgtGACTTCCAGGTTGAAGCCAGCTGAAAACGAGAAGCGACTCCGTGTTGTGAGCAGGTCTCCTTTCAGGCACGGCCCTGAACAAACAGCCACGGCTGCCTTGCTCCTCGTCCAGTGTTTACGCTGCTTGGAATGTTCTAGCACTGACTCCATTAAGGTCAGGCTCGGGTTACAATTAAAGTCAAGATGGCCGACACTTAAAAGAGACGGCTTAAGTACCTCCTGTCACACTCTCGACAGGTAGAAGGAAGGGATCGCACATTACCGGAGGGATTTAGGTAGTTAAAAAGAATAGAATAACTATGACTTGGTGGCTCAgtaggttgtgggtttgaatcccactgtGCTATGTGTAGAGTCTGCGTGATCTCTGTGTATCATCCAGGtttctccagccccccccccccccaccatggttCAAAGACATGTAGTTAGGCTACTTAAGGTCACTGAACTTCCATGTAAGATGTCCGCAAAGTagtgtcctcccccccccccccgccgacaCCCAGCTAGAGGATGGCTCACCTGTCAGGCGTGGACAGGTACTTCTGCCTCTGGAACTTCCTCTCCAAGCCCACAAGCTGCCCCTCGGAGAAGATGGTGCGACAGCGGCGTGGCTTCCTGCCTCGGGGGGCGTCATGCTCCGATCCCAGTCTGCCCCTGAGCCCAGCAGATGGCTTACCGGGACATGGCAGGAGCGGGCAGCCTCCGCGGAGCGAGGGGACACAGGATGTTTCAGACAGCAGGGGGGCGATTCGTGGGGAGGCGGAGGCGGAGAAGTGGTACAGGGGCGCCATCCGCTGGACACCTGGTGTGGGGGCGCTCGGTGCTTTGCTCGTCTGGCAAATACCTGAAAAAACGTGGAGCTTGGAATCAGCCCAGCTGCATCCATCAATGCCACACGGCTGCTCAACACGGCTGCTCAACACCTCCTTCAGATATTTCTTGCTATAAAATGTTTCTCATTTTTATACATTATTCAAGATTAAATTAGTATATTTTAACGCCACAAACAATAGGGGAGATGCACGCTGCTTGAGGAAGATCAAACCAGCGTGCTTCTCGCCGTGTGGCAAGAAACTCCCATGAAGGCCGAGTGCGCTAACAGTTCAGTGCCGTTCGCTCGCTACGTGTTAGCGGCGCGTCTCTAGGGGATCCTGCCATTTGTAAATGACAGATGCCATTTCCAACtactgaacaaaaaacaaacgaTGACGTAGAAATGGAATTGCAGCTACGTGTGTTTCTTCAAGCACAAATAAATAGCAGCGCAGACTCACGCCGTGGGGCTTTTTCAGCCCGATACCCTTGAAAGTACAGTATGTGCAAGTGTATCACTACCTAACCAGATCACACACTTACAAGCAGATCAAAAGTTTACCGGAAAAGCAATTTCAAAGTTGCCTATTAAGAAAATTGAGAAATATAAGcaaatataataaaacaaaaacaatgtacAGAAAACTTGTAATGAttacttgtttgtttatattaaaGCCAATTTATAGAAGGGGGTTTTCAAAGAGATTAAATAGAAATGCAGGTGCTATATCTGACACCGAAAGCAGGTGTTAAATGTATCGGAAGTTGTTCGTCCGCGTTTGCCTATAGGCCTGCCATTGGTCGCCAACCGACCAATAAGCTCAGCAGGTCAATTTCCAAGACATCCTCAGCCAACTAGCTGAACGGTGAATAATCAGACCATCACCTTCACACTTATTCCTTTTGTAAAAGTGGCTCTCGCTGCAAAACAGTTTTGGGACTATGGTTCAATACATTAATCGTCCATGATCGACAAACGACAAAGAATAATCTTCGGTAGGAGGCTGGCGACAGGAGAGAAAGTGTGATTTGGGATTACACCAGATCCTGGCCTTTACAAAAAGGCTTTAAACAAACAGGGGGTGCAGGTCCTGATTTCGGATACAGACGGGTCACAATAATAACACGCTGGATGTACAAACCACCAAGGCTTTAGCAATTTACTGTGAAGTACACACAAAATATACCATTCAAGCATATTCCTTATCCGTCATCAAACCAATTTTGCATAGGTGTAATTTCCATATTAGTTCTGTAATTACCTCCAAATCATAGTTGCTTGATAATTATAACAATAAACCAGCCCATACAATCGTCCTCATAGCAGGTTATCAACCTGCGGCTATCAGTAGGTGTGTAGAGTAAAAGGGAATTGCGCTAGTTTAATATGGGTTTTCTGTACTGtcatataataatattaaactgtgtgtgtataaatatatatttatattgtatatgcatgtataaatatatatatgtgtgtgtgtgtgtgtatgcgtgtgtataaatatttatattgctaatgtgtgtgtgtgtgtgtgtttatataaagTTATATAAAAGTTCGTTTTAAATAATTCGGGCTTCACACCAGCGCGCCTGTGACACTCGCTATTCCAATTAAGCGCGTTACTATCAACGTTTCCTTTTCACTCATTTTTCACTCACTCAGTTTTATGAATATTAACACTTTTGTAAATTGttcatataggcctatactTCAGCATGGCAGGGAGACCCACACCGGACTTCGCTGGCCAAAGCCGAACTTGGTTCTGGGTTTATGGTTACGGGTCGGGAAATAATATTGTCTTCAGGAAGAAAGACGCATTTTCATCCGCAGGTAGTACCCTGACATTCTAATCTACCTCGACCATCATTGAGAAACAACGCGTCATCTGTACCAGAATTACTTTAATAAATGGGGAATTGCTCGTTCATATGCTCGCTATAGCCCCTCAATAACGGGCGCCTAACTGAACTCAGTAAAATTCCCCGTTTGCTTTTTTCAAGATTTTTCTGTATCTATACTGAGGACCTGTCATCTATTTGCTTCAAGTTACAGTGAAAAAGTACACAATGCACGCTAATATATCTGAAATTTTAAAATCCAAATCGGAAACGTGATATTACAAGTAACCTGATACCACATTTTCTGGT encodes:
- the LOC111850610 gene encoding homeobox protein BarH-like 2 isoform X2; this translates as MQCQTESSLSPPGSVGVPRHRYKTFMIDEILSDETRKNLEKQSFGSLGQYFIVRLKPEFHRSAQSFHPGICQTSKAPSAPTPGVQRMAPLYHFSASASPRIAPLLSETSCVPSLRGGCPLLPCPGKPSAGLRGRLGSEHDAPIFSEGQLVGLERKFQRQKYLSTPDRLDVAQSLGLTQLQVKTWYQNRRMKWKKMVLKGGHAAPTKPKGRPRKNSIPTTQEIEAAERLACWVQEDISHRGALSDTAATARPPGLSPQDMYGQAQSPPAPLPHPVLDMGVAG
- the LOC111850610 gene encoding homeobox protein BarH-like 2 isoform X1, with the translated sequence MQCQTESSLSPPGSVGVPRHRYKTFMIDEILSDETRKNLEKQSFGSLGQYFIVRLKPEFHRSAQSFHPGICQTSKAPSAPTPGVQRMAPLYHFSASASPRIAPLLSETSCVPSLRGGCPLLPCPGKPSAGLRGRLGSEHDAPRGRKPRRCRTIFSEGQLVGLERKFQRQKYLSTPDRLDVAQSLGLTQLQVKTWYQNRRMKWKKMVLKGGHAAPTKPKGRPRKNSIPTTQEIEAAERLACWVQEDISHRGALSDTAATARPPGLSPQDMYGQAQSPPAPLPHPVLDMGVAG